Proteins found in one Herpetosiphonaceae bacterium genomic segment:
- a CDS encoding DUF4938 domain-containing protein, which yields MPLEIRDLRALEGPNIYSFQPTVKLQIWADRDISRTIGDTVKTWAQQVGVVIGALRQEVQPADGGFVITTTWTTPLPNVGERIAEGAAADLVAAEQRDEEYSHDEALFAAIDARKHEEPSLRQLQLYAEARVRDLPMVPRGDGTVMIGSGARGWALDPSVLSLGMSVDVPWEQIGTIPIVAVTGTNGKTTTVRLIAHVLRETGLRVGNTDTDGIFIDGQQVEEGDWAGWAGARRVLTDPAVDVAVLETSRGGILRRGLGFNTCTISVITNISADHLGEFEIDTPAKMARVKGLLVRVTHPDGYTILNADDPLVRAMGETSAAQVVLFSNDRQSAAIAAHQQIGGSFVRSDGQQVEVSFNDQRGHFALADIPITVGGAALHNVQNVLAATAACLGLGVPLPTIVDALRTFMPSASHNANRLNLFDRDTMLVAFDYAHNEAGLIALLRFGQEMRQRRGGRLLLILGGPGDRPDEQIREQGRLAAEAVDTLLLHEEERYLRGRELGETTRLYQEGALAAGIRADQVVIFPDEVAALDAALAMLQTGDVLLVAAHAHRATVLDRLERWQG from the coding sequence ATGCCGCTCGAAATCCGCGATCTGCGGGCGCTCGAAGGTCCCAATATCTACTCGTTCCAGCCGACGGTCAAGCTCCAGATCTGGGCCGACCGCGACATCAGCCGCACGATCGGCGATACCGTCAAAACCTGGGCGCAGCAGGTCGGCGTGGTGATCGGCGCGCTGCGGCAGGAGGTGCAGCCAGCCGACGGCGGCTTCGTGATCACTACCACCTGGACGACGCCGCTGCCCAACGTGGGCGAGCGCATCGCGGAGGGCGCGGCTGCGGATCTGGTGGCCGCCGAGCAGCGCGACGAGGAGTACAGCCACGACGAGGCGCTCTTCGCCGCGATCGACGCGCGCAAACACGAGGAGCCGTCGCTCCGGCAGCTTCAGCTCTACGCCGAGGCGCGAGTGCGCGATCTACCAATGGTGCCGCGCGGCGACGGCACGGTGATGATCGGCAGCGGCGCGCGGGGCTGGGCGCTCGATCCGAGCGTGCTCAGCCTGGGCATGTCGGTCGATGTTCCCTGGGAGCAGATCGGCACGATCCCGATCGTCGCGGTCACAGGCACCAACGGCAAGACCACCACCGTCCGGCTGATCGCGCACGTCCTGCGCGAGACGGGCCTGCGCGTGGGCAACACCGACACGGACGGCATCTTCATCGACGGGCAGCAGGTCGAGGAGGGCGACTGGGCGGGCTGGGCCGGGGCGCGGCGCGTGCTGACCGATCCGGCGGTCGATGTGGCGGTGCTGGAAACATCGCGCGGCGGCATCCTGCGGCGCGGGCTGGGATTCAACACCTGCACCATCAGCGTCATCACCAACATCTCGGCGGATCATCTCGGAGAGTTCGAGATCGACACGCCCGCGAAGATGGCGCGCGTCAAGGGCCTGCTGGTGCGCGTGACGCACCCCGACGGCTACACGATCCTCAACGCCGACGATCCGCTCGTGCGGGCGATGGGCGAGACGAGCGCTGCGCAGGTGGTGCTCTTCAGCAACGATCGGCAGAGCGCCGCGATTGCCGCCCACCAGCAGATCGGCGGCTCGTTCGTCCGCAGCGACGGCCAGCAGGTCGAGGTCAGCTTTAACGATCAGCGGGGCCACTTCGCGCTGGCCGACATTCCGATCACCGTCGGCGGCGCGGCGCTGCACAACGTCCAGAACGTCCTGGCGGCGACGGCGGCCTGTCTCGGCCTGGGCGTGCCGCTCCCGACGATCGTCGATGCGCTGCGCACGTTCATGCCCTCGGCCAGCCACAACGCCAACCGTCTGAATCTCTTCGACCGCGACACCATGCTGGTGGCCTTCGACTACGCGCACAACGAGGCGGGACTGATCGCGCTGCTGCGCTTCGGCCAGGAGATGCGGCAGCGACGCGGCGGGCGGCTGCTGCTGATCCTGGGCGGTCCCGGCGATCGGCCCGACGAGCAGATCCGCGAACAGGGTCGGCTCGCGGCTGAGGCGGTGGACACGCTGCTGCTGCACGAGGAGGAGCGCTACCTGCGCGGTCGAGAGCTGGGCGAGACAACCAGGCTCTACCAGGAGGGCGCGCTAGCCGCCGGGATACGTGCCGATCAGGTCGTGATCTTCCCCGACGAAGTCGCCGCGCTCGACGCCGCGCTGGCGATGCTGCAAACCGGCGATGTGCTGCTGGTGGCGGCGCACGCGCACCGCGCGACCGTGCTCGATCGGCTGGAGCGGTGGCAGGGGTAA
- a CDS encoding tetratricopeptide repeat protein, giving the protein MQSGHFAIPRFSRSTLLTCAGIALLLVPLALYVDSLPSISPAVSWLFFIVRVIAALVLIAVWALLNVPPRKPITGHIVVGVARFGDDAPEGVHAPRRTLLQWVRPRPTWEPVLNEEGETVLPLPDGGIEVGEMLAHAIRKLIAPIPNVALVTLPYIADEREAILAGDTANADIVLWGVTERAADNELVFAPQITLTKRLEMPIPQSDLRLCGLETIALPVQRMRVWQARYVGVQQLWSFLLGLIFYTYNADEEALNELAAVHVTPEANGHISPAIAAAYLLSGNLHVIGERWEAAIEAYRAIADEPTFSAQALVNLGVLHALRGETVAALDQLTQAVEQAPMLALAHHNLAVLQQRVDRQAEAEKHFDRAIELDPSLSESYRGLAAILRAQGNAASARQILDQALAIQPMDVEARRDLAALLIDGGNLGAAQQQLERALALDPHHAATYYLLGLLCEQSGDTTGALEALEQAIAIQPNYADAYAALARVYKQTGGSPEALSPIARTPVVTADARAHMDLGLAYFQQFRDAEAEHEFRAAIEKEPLYAPAHVQLGKLLRRNGRTAEALEELKTALHIDAHVLTTYHELAELRAEQGELERAAQTLEQALRIAPTDARTAYLLGNIRATQARESGSRAPLEQAIAAYHRATALDPSFAAAQYNLAIAALTDGDVTTAVDSLRQTISINPEDGEAHRLLATIYNDLRRSREALQLMTRAAELLPGHVPTLIQLSQIQRQHNQIDEAITTLRQAQKAEPQNVRVLRELGSLYVAARQLDRAISTFNRARDIAPDQAETHFALGVAYRTAGRLREAIEAFEAAIKRDPRNAAALTQLAETLYSAGEQSRAVTMLQQAITINRDDPQLYYALGQMYGALGQSDRANEAYRMYAELRAAKA; this is encoded by the coding sequence ATGCAATCGGGTCACTTCGCCATCCCGCGTTTTTCGCGATCGACGCTCCTGACGTGTGCAGGGATCGCGCTGCTGCTGGTACCACTTGCGCTCTATGTCGACTCGCTGCCGAGCATCAGCCCGGCGGTGAGCTGGCTCTTTTTTATTGTGCGCGTGATCGCCGCGCTGGTGCTGATCGCGGTCTGGGCGCTGCTGAACGTTCCGCCGCGCAAGCCGATCACCGGGCATATCGTCGTGGGAGTGGCGCGCTTCGGCGACGACGCGCCTGAGGGGGTGCACGCGCCGCGCCGCACGCTGCTGCAATGGGTGCGTCCGCGCCCAACCTGGGAGCCGGTGCTGAACGAAGAAGGCGAGACGGTCCTGCCGCTGCCGGACGGCGGGATCGAGGTCGGCGAGATGCTGGCCCATGCGATCCGCAAGCTAATCGCGCCGATCCCCAACGTCGCGCTCGTGACGCTGCCCTACATCGCCGACGAGCGCGAGGCGATCCTGGCGGGCGATACCGCCAACGCCGACATCGTCCTCTGGGGCGTGACGGAGCGAGCCGCAGACAACGAGCTGGTCTTTGCGCCGCAGATCACGCTGACCAAGCGGCTGGAGATGCCGATCCCGCAGAGCGACCTGCGGCTGTGCGGCCTTGAGACGATCGCGCTGCCGGTGCAGCGCATGCGCGTCTGGCAGGCGCGCTACGTCGGCGTGCAGCAGCTCTGGTCGTTCCTGCTGGGCCTGATCTTCTATACCTACAACGCCGACGAGGAGGCGCTCAACGAGCTGGCCGCCGTGCACGTCACGCCGGAGGCGAACGGGCATATCAGCCCGGCGATTGCCGCCGCGTATCTGCTCAGCGGCAACCTGCATGTGATCGGCGAGCGCTGGGAGGCGGCGATCGAAGCCTATCGCGCCATCGCCGACGAGCCGACCTTCTCGGCGCAGGCGCTAGTCAACCTGGGCGTGCTCCACGCGCTGCGCGGCGAAACCGTCGCGGCGCTCGACCAACTGACCCAGGCGGTCGAGCAGGCTCCAATGCTGGCGCTGGCTCATCACAACCTGGCCGTGCTTCAGCAGCGCGTCGACCGCCAGGCCGAGGCCGAAAAGCACTTCGACCGCGCGATCGAGCTTGATCCGAGCCTGAGCGAAAGCTACCGTGGCCTGGCGGCGATCCTGCGTGCGCAGGGCAACGCCGCGTCGGCACGGCAGATCCTTGACCAGGCGCTCGCGATCCAGCCGATGGATGTCGAGGCCCGGCGCGACCTGGCCGCGCTGCTGATCGACGGCGGCAACCTCGGCGCGGCGCAGCAGCAGCTTGAGCGGGCGCTCGCGCTCGATCCGCATCACGCCGCGACCTACTACCTGCTGGGCTTGCTGTGCGAGCAGAGCGGTGACACGACCGGCGCGCTCGAAGCCCTGGAGCAGGCAATCGCGATCCAGCCCAACTACGCCGACGCCTACGCCGCGCTGGCGCGAGTCTATAAGCAGACCGGCGGGAGTCCCGAAGCGCTCAGCCCGATCGCCCGCACGCCCGTTGTGACGGCGGATGCGCGCGCGCACATGGACCTGGGCCTGGCCTACTTCCAGCAGTTCCGCGACGCCGAGGCGGAGCACGAGTTTCGCGCCGCGATCGAGAAAGAGCCGCTCTATGCTCCGGCGCATGTCCAGCTTGGCAAGCTCCTGCGACGGAACGGACGGACCGCCGAGGCGCTGGAAGAGCTGAAGACCGCGCTGCACATCGACGCGCACGTGCTGACCACGTACCACGAGCTGGCGGAGCTTCGCGCCGAGCAGGGCGAGCTGGAGCGCGCGGCGCAAACACTGGAGCAGGCGCTCCGGATCGCGCCCACCGATGCGCGCACGGCCTACCTGCTGGGCAACATCCGCGCAACGCAGGCACGCGAGAGCGGCAGCCGCGCCCCGCTGGAGCAGGCGATCGCCGCCTACCATCGCGCGACCGCGCTCGATCCGAGCTTTGCGGCGGCGCAGTACAACCTGGCGATTGCGGCGCTGACCGACGGCGATGTCACCACGGCGGTCGATTCCTTGCGCCAGACGATCAGCATCAATCCCGAAGACGGCGAGGCTCACCGGCTGCTGGCGACGATCTACAACGACCTGCGCCGGAGCCGCGAGGCGCTCCAGCTCATGACCCGCGCCGCCGAGCTCTTGCCCGGCCACGTCCCGACGCTGATCCAGTTGAGCCAGATTCAGCGCCAGCACAACCAGATCGACGAGGCGATCACCACGCTGCGACAGGCGCAAAAAGCCGAGCCGCAGAATGTGCGCGTGCTGCGCGAGCTGGGCAGCCTGTATGTCGCGGCCCGCCAGCTCGACCGGGCGATCAGCACGTTCAACCGCGCCAGAGACATCGCGCCCGATCAGGCGGAAACCCACTTCGCGCTGGGCGTTGCCTACCGCACCGCCGGGCGGCTGCGCGAGGCGATCGAGGCATTCGAGGCCGCGATCAAGCGCGATCCCAGGAATGCCGCCGCGCTGACACAGCTTGCCGAAACGCTCTACAGCGCCGGAGAGCAGAGTCGCGCCGTGACGATGTTACAGCAGGCGATCACCATCAACCGCGACGATCCGCAGTTGTACTACGCGCTCGGCCAGATGTACGGCGCGCTCGGCCAGTCGGATCGCGCCAACGAAGCCTACCGCATGTACGCAGAACTCCGCGCGGCGAAAGCCTAA
- a CDS encoding glycosyltransferase family 4 protein, with the protein MRILLLSWEFPPHVAGGLGKHVADLVPALAALGIEVHVVTPHLRGGAEIETICPGATVHRVMPDTQRDHQGIVAFSQHSNNSLERKGHELSLDLGGFDLIHGHDWLVAYSSIALKYALKRPLVVTVHSMERGRRQGDLSNEQSLAINGTEWWLTYEAWRVVTVSQYMAQQVQTFFGVPPDKLDVIYNGVHVPDALPLPWCEQVAFRAMYADPDEKIVYYVGRIVHEKGVQVLVEAAPQILREVPRLKFVIAGTGPMLDPLRQQVAAQGLADHFVFTGYISDAVRDKLYQVADVAVFPSLYEPFGIVALEAMAYNCPVVVTRTGGLAEFIRPHETGIMTHPGDPHSLAWGILHTLHHPDWAEMRAANALRDVKSVYNWKRIAAQTIETYRRVQTAWRQSAWGR; encoded by the coding sequence TTGCGTATTCTTTTGCTGTCGTGGGAATTTCCGCCGCATGTCGCCGGTGGCCTCGGCAAGCATGTCGCAGATCTGGTGCCAGCGCTAGCGGCCCTCGGCATAGAAGTGCATGTCGTCACGCCACACCTGCGCGGTGGCGCCGAGATAGAAACGATCTGCCCGGGCGCGACCGTGCATCGCGTCATGCCTGATACCCAGCGCGATCACCAGGGTATCGTCGCGTTTAGCCAGCACAGCAACAATAGCCTTGAGCGGAAAGGCCACGAGCTTAGCCTTGATCTTGGCGGCTTCGATCTGATCCACGGCCACGACTGGCTGGTAGCCTACAGCAGCATCGCGCTCAAATATGCGCTCAAACGTCCGCTGGTCGTCACCGTCCACTCGATGGAGCGCGGTCGGCGTCAGGGCGATCTGAGCAACGAGCAATCGCTGGCGATCAACGGCACCGAGTGGTGGCTGACGTACGAAGCCTGGCGCGTGGTTACGGTCAGCCAGTATATGGCGCAGCAGGTACAGACCTTCTTCGGCGTGCCGCCCGATAAGCTGGATGTGATCTACAACGGCGTTCACGTGCCCGATGCGCTGCCCTTGCCGTGGTGCGAGCAGGTGGCCTTTCGCGCGATGTACGCCGATCCCGACGAGAAGATCGTGTACTACGTTGGGCGGATCGTCCACGAAAAAGGCGTCCAGGTGCTCGTCGAGGCCGCGCCGCAGATCCTCCGCGAGGTTCCCAGGCTCAAATTTGTGATCGCCGGGACCGGCCCGATGCTCGATCCGCTGCGCCAGCAAGTCGCCGCGCAGGGCCTTGCCGATCATTTTGTCTTTACCGGCTACATCAGCGACGCTGTTCGTGATAAGCTGTATCAAGTGGCGGACGTTGCGGTCTTTCCAAGCCTGTACGAGCCGTTCGGGATCGTCGCGCTTGAGGCAATGGCGTACAATTGCCCGGTGGTCGTGACGCGAACCGGCGGCCTCGCCGAGTTTATCAGGCCGCACGAGACAGGGATTATGACCCATCCCGGCGATCCGCACTCGCTGGCCTGGGGTATCCTGCATACGCTGCACCATCCCGACTGGGCGGAGATGCGCGCGGCGAATGCACTACGCGATGTAAAAAGCGTCTATAATTGGAAGCGGATCGCGGCGCAGACGATCGAGACGTACCGACGAGTTCAGACAGCATGGCGTCAGAGCGCCTGGGGTCGTTAG